In Camelus ferus isolate YT-003-E chromosome 10, BCGSAC_Cfer_1.0, whole genome shotgun sequence, the following proteins share a genomic window:
- the FZD4 gene encoding frizzled-4 produces MAGRGAGLRVLGAPGGVGLSLRLLLLLLVLLGPARGFGDEEERRCDPIRISMCQNLGYNVTKMPNLVGHELQTDAELQLTTFTPLIQYGCSSQLQFFLCSVYVPMCTEKVNIPIGPCGGMCLSVKRRCEPVLKEFGFAWPESLNCSKFPPQNDHNHMCMEGPGDEEVPLPHKTPVQPGEECHSVGTNSDQYIWVKRSLNCVLKCGYDAGLHSRSAKEFTDIWMAVWASLCFISTAFTVLTFLIDSSRFSYPERPIIFLSMCYNIYSIAYIVRLTVGRERISCDFEEAAEPVLIQEGLKNTGCAIIFLLMYFFGMASSIWWVILTLTWFLAAGLKWGHEAIEMHSSYFHIAAWAIPAVKTIVILIMRLVDADELTGLCYVGNQNLDALTGFVVAPLFTYLVIGTLFIAAGLVALFKIRSNLQKDGTKTDKLERLMVKIGVFSVLYTVPATCVIACYFYEISNWALFRYSADDSNMAVEMLKIFMSLLVGITSGMWIWSAKTLHTWQKCSNRLVNSGRVKREKRGNGWVKPGRGSETVV; encoded by the exons ATGGCCGGGAGGGGCGCAGGGCTGCGCGTCCTGGGGGCTCCCGGGGGTGTCGGTCTCAGtctgcggctgctgctgctgttgctggtgCTCCTGGGGCCGGCGCGGGGCTTCGGAGACGAGGAGGAGCGGCGCTGCGACCCCATCCGCATCTCCATGTGCCAGAACCTGGGCTACAACGTGACCAAGATGCCCAACCTGGTGGGGCACGAGCTGCAGACGGACGCTGAGCTGCAGCTGACTACTTTCACGCCGCTCATCCAGTACGGTTGCTCCAGCCAGCTGCAG tttttcctttgttCGGTGTATGTGCCGATGTGCACAGAGAAGGTCAACATCCCGATCGGCCCCTGTGGCGGCATGTGTCTTTCTGTCAAGAGACGCTGCGAGCCTGTCCTGAAGGAATTTGGATTTGCCTGGCCGGAGAGCCTGAACTGCAGCAAGTTCCCCCCACAGAATGACCACAACCACATGTGCATGGAAGGGCCAGGTGATGAGGAGGTGCCCTTACCTCACAAAACCCCCGTCCAGCCCGGGGAAGAGTGCCATTCCGTGGGAACCAATTCTGATCAGTACATCTGGGTGAAGAGGAGCCTGAACTGTGTTCTCAAGTGTGGCTACGATGCTGGCTTACACAGCCGCTCGGCCAAGGAGTTCACCGATATCTGGATGGCCGTGTGGGCCAGCCTGTGCTTCATCTCCACCGCCTTCACTGTGCTCACCTTCCTGATCGATTCTTCCAGGTTTTCCTACCCGGAGCGCCCCATCATATTTCTCAGTATGTGCTATAATATTTATAGCATTGCTTATATTGTCAGGCTGACTGTCGGCCGGGAAAGGATATCCTGCGATTTTGAAGAGGCAGCAGAACCTGTTCTCATCCAAGAAGGACTTAAGAACACAGGATGTGCAATCATTTTCTTGCTGATGTACTTTTTTGGAATGGCCAGTTCCATCTGGTGGGTAATTCTGACACTCACTTGGTTTTTGGCAGCGGGACTCAAATGGGGTCACGAAGCCATTGAAATGCACAGCTCTTATTTCCACATTGCAGCCTGGGCCATCCCTGCAGTGAAGACCATTGTCATCTTGATTATGAGACTGGTGGATGCCGATGAACTGACCGGCCTGTGCTATGTGGGGAACCAAAACTTGGATGCCCTTACGGGTTTTGTGGTGGCTCCCCTCTTCACTTACCTGGTGATCGGAACTTTGTTCATTGCTGCGGGTTTGGTGGCCTTGTTCAAAATTCGGTCGAATCTTCAAAAGGATGGGACAAAGACAGACAAGTTAGAAAGGCTCATGGTTAAGATTGGGGTCTTCTCAGTCCTGTACACAGTGCCTGCAACCTGTGTGATTGCCTGTTATTTCTATGAAATCTCCAACTGGGCGCTCTTTCGGTATTCTGCAGATGATTCCAATATGGCGGTTGAAATGTtgaaaatttttatgtctttgctGGTAGGCATCACTTCAGGCATGTGGATTTGGTCTGCCAAAACTCTTCACACGTGGCAGAAGTGTTCCAACAGATTGGTGAATTCTGGGAgggtaaagagagaaaagagagggaatgGTTGGGTGAAGCCCGGGAGAGGCAGTGAAACTGTGGTATAA